The genomic stretch CGGCTCCGCCGGCAGCGACAGCGCCGGACTGGCCACCCAGCCCAGCGGGTAATTGCCGACCGGGATCGTCCTGAACCGCACGTCGGTGTAGGAAGCCAGCATCACCGCCACGTCCAGCTCATGACGGGCGAGCGCATCGCGCAGGCTGGGGGAGGTTTCCACCTCGATCTCCAGCGACACGGCGGGGTAGAGGGCGTTCAGACGCTCGATCAACTGGCTGAGCCAGGTGTGGACCACCGTCTCCGCCACGCCCAGCCGGATGACGCCGCGGATGGCGCTGCGGTCCGCGACCGCGGTCAGCAGCTCCGACCTCAGCGCCATCATCTTCTCGGCATAGGTCAGCAGGACCATCGCCTGCGGTGTCGGCGCCACCCGCCGGCCGACACGCTCGAACAGCACAACGCCCAATTCGTCCTGAAGCTGGGCGATGCGGGCGGAGACGGCCGGCTGGGTGGTGTTCAACCGCTCCGCCGCCCGACGGAACCCGCCGAGCCGCATCGTCCAGATGAAGATTTCCAGCGATT from Azospirillum sp. TSA2s encodes the following:
- a CDS encoding LysR family transcriptional regulator; its protein translation is MLDLKSLEIFIWTMRLGGFRRAAERLNTTQPAVSARIAQLQDELGVVLFERVGRRVAPTPQAMVLLTYAEKMMALRSELLTAVADRSAIRGVIRLGVAETVVHTWLSQLIERLNALYPAVSLEIEVETSPSLRDALARHELDVAVMLASYTDVRFRTIPVGNYPLGWVASPALSLPAEPVSLADLAAWPIITFSRTTQPYGVIREMFSSIGLPVRMFGNSSLASVVRMAVDAVGVSVIPTVIVQRELAEGRLRLIRSQAPLPGMTFCAAHSATAENHMASVVADLAAEVAANYEATTGNEAPQAAE